A section of the Metabacillus endolithicus genome encodes:
- a CDS encoding peptidoglycan D,D-transpeptidase FtsI family protein, producing the protein MMFVALIVRLGVVQIVQGETFSKEVSRTESDYANLPAPRGKMYDRHNRIVVDNKSVPAITYTVDKTTKTSDKLSTAINLSNYIHYDSDFLKKELKERDIRDYWLASHPKEAKKLLKKEELELEPSQTYKLQVDRVPKKEIKAIEENLDEQELAYIYTRFSSGYQYVPQVVKSLNLTDKELATVAEHLEELPGVDVITDWDRAYPYESLKTIFGKVTSPEEGILQSREDYYNARDYARNERVGKSYLEYQYEDYLNSKKAKIEYISDKNGNVISEKVVKEGSRGYDLKLSFDIELQQKVEEILEEELRAARRYSANFLMDRAFVVMMDPYQGDVLAMAGKQIDPKKTGEMLDFAYGTFSTQYEAGSIVKGATVLAGYQDGMSHGRGYFDKTLYFKGTPPKGSYSQLNYVNDLDALRRSSNVYMFYVAMRIADITYVENGPFNASNEDFQKLRNYFAQFGLGVSTEIDLPQESSGLINNPDNAGKLLDIAIGQFDTYTPLQLAQYVSVIANGGYRVQPRIVTSIHSPIEEEGLGPVAIDRDPEILNKVNNSEEDINRVQRGFKLVVTSGTAKNMFDYDVAGKTGTSQTLYYGPKRAYWGRKTNNLNFVGYYPSKKPEIAFSVVVPWAGTEKYPVNKKIANRIVGAYVDLQKKYANEVK; encoded by the coding sequence ATGATGTTCGTCGCATTAATTGTTCGACTTGGAGTGGTACAGATCGTACAAGGAGAGACCTTTTCAAAAGAGGTATCACGTACTGAATCTGACTATGCAAATTTACCAGCTCCCCGTGGAAAAATGTATGATCGACATAATCGAATTGTCGTGGATAATAAAAGTGTACCAGCTATTACGTATACAGTGGACAAAACAACAAAAACGTCTGACAAACTCTCAACTGCTATCAATTTATCAAACTATATTCATTATGACTCTGATTTCTTAAAGAAAGAGCTTAAAGAGCGTGATATACGTGATTACTGGTTAGCTTCTCACCCTAAAGAGGCAAAAAAACTACTAAAAAAAGAAGAGCTGGAATTAGAACCATCCCAAACTTACAAATTACAAGTTGATCGTGTGCCTAAAAAGGAAATCAAAGCGATCGAAGAAAACTTGGATGAACAAGAACTCGCATATATATACACTCGTTTCTCGTCTGGATATCAATATGTACCACAGGTTGTTAAGTCTTTGAATTTAACAGATAAGGAATTAGCTACAGTGGCTGAGCACTTGGAAGAATTACCAGGGGTAGATGTGATTACAGATTGGGACCGTGCGTATCCCTATGAATCTTTGAAAACAATCTTTGGTAAAGTAACCTCACCAGAAGAAGGTATTTTACAATCCCGTGAAGATTATTACAATGCACGAGATTATGCTAGAAACGAGCGTGTTGGAAAAAGTTATCTTGAATATCAATACGAAGATTATCTGAATTCTAAAAAAGCAAAAATTGAGTACATATCAGATAAAAATGGAAACGTTATTTCAGAAAAAGTTGTAAAAGAAGGAAGTAGAGGTTATGATTTAAAGCTATCTTTTGATATTGAACTTCAGCAGAAGGTAGAAGAAATACTAGAAGAAGAGTTACGTGCTGCTAGAAGATACTCTGCAAATTTCTTAATGGATAGAGCCTTTGTTGTTATGATGGATCCTTATCAGGGAGATGTTTTAGCGATGGCTGGAAAACAAATTGATCCTAAAAAAACTGGAGAGATGCTGGACTTTGCATACGGAACATTCTCTACACAATATGAGGCTGGCTCAATAGTAAAAGGAGCAACAGTTTTAGCCGGATATCAAGATGGAATGTCTCACGGAAGAGGATATTTTGATAAAACTTTATACTTTAAAGGAACTCCACCTAAAGGATCTTATAGTCAGCTAAACTATGTAAATGATTTAGATGCCTTAAGACGCTCATCAAATGTCTACATGTTTTATGTTGCAATGAGAATAGCAGATATAACTTATGTAGAAAATGGTCCATTCAATGCTTCTAATGAAGATTTTCAAAAACTAAGAAACTATTTTGCTCAGTTCGGCTTAGGGGTGTCAACAGAAATTGATTTACCACAAGAATCATCAGGTCTTATAAATAATCCTGATAATGCAGGTAAACTTCTCGATATTGCAATAGGACAATTTGACACGTATACACCCCTACAGTTGGCACAATATGTTTCTGTAATTGCCAATGGTGGTTACCGTGTACAACCAAGAATCGTTACAAGTATTCACAGTCCTATAGAAGAAGAAGGATTAGGACCGGTGGCAATAGATAGGGATCCGGAAATTTTAAATAAAGTAAATAACTCAGAGGAAGACATTAACCGTGTTCAAAGAGGATTTAAACTAGTTGTAACTTCAGGTACGGCTAAGAACATGTTTGATTATGATGTTGCTGGAAAAACAGGAACATCTCAAACGCTTTACTATGGTCCTAAGCGAGCTTATTGGGGACGAAAAACGAATAACCTAAATTTTGTTGGTTACTATCCATCTA
- a CDS encoding S8 family peptidase: protein MKKRGLIVTSVIVLLIIGTITLSNARKDHNSSSNNLNLNPTIEQSNYKQLNTTTQNQINKIDSVTFNQNLEQELNHNPAILTINHSPRLRSHFYHDEVTVKFKDALSAQELTKISHDINGKLQSSHHTSYIFKSDFKSPFDLVSYFSKRNDVMYAEPNFLYMQNQQPNDLLYRDYQYNLPMIQTEAGWNISTGSDENIIAVIDSGVDLNHPDLRHRLVEGYNVLDENSPPNDDNGHGTHVAGIIASETNNGLGVAGITWFNKIMPIKAMNAEGYGSSFDIAKGIVWAVDHGANVINMSLGNYQYSDIMRDAVAYAFEKDVMIVAATGNDHTDQTAFPAAYPEVFSVSAVNNIGNFAEFSNFGTYVDVVAPGVNIPSTYIGHQYAALSGTSMAAPHVSALAGLIRSANPTLTNEQVMTVIRKTTTDLGQPGKDILYGDGLINVEAALKQAKE, encoded by the coding sequence ATGAAAAAAAGAGGTTTAATTGTAACGTCAGTTATTGTATTGCTGATCATTGGTACAATCACCCTTAGTAATGCAAGAAAGGATCACAATTCATCAAGCAATAATCTTAACTTAAATCCTACTATTGAACAATCAAATTACAAGCAGCTTAATACAACCACGCAAAATCAGATAAATAAAATTGATTCAGTTACATTTAATCAGAACCTTGAGCAAGAACTGAATCATAACCCCGCGATTTTAACCATTAATCACAGTCCTCGGTTACGCAGCCATTTTTATCATGATGAAGTTACGGTTAAATTTAAAGATGCTCTTTCCGCACAAGAATTGACGAAAATTAGTCATGATATTAACGGAAAGCTTCAAAGTAGTCATCATACTTCTTATATTTTTAAATCTGATTTTAAAAGTCCGTTTGATTTAGTTTCATATTTTTCTAAAAGAAACGATGTTATGTATGCTGAACCAAACTTTTTATACATGCAGAATCAGCAGCCAAATGACTTGTTATACCGAGATTATCAATATAATTTACCAATGATTCAAACTGAAGCAGGCTGGAACATCTCTACGGGAAGTGACGAAAATATCATTGCTGTTATAGATAGTGGTGTGGATTTGAACCACCCTGACCTAAGACATAGACTGGTGGAAGGCTACAACGTGTTGGATGAAAATAGTCCTCCAAATGATGATAACGGTCATGGAACACATGTTGCAGGAATTATTGCATCGGAGACAAACAATGGACTAGGTGTGGCAGGAATCACTTGGTTTAATAAAATTATGCCAATTAAAGCTATGAATGCAGAAGGATATGGAAGTTCCTTTGATATTGCAAAAGGAATTGTTTGGGCGGTTGACCATGGAGCAAATGTTATTAACATGAGCTTAGGAAATTATCAGTATTCAGATATTATGAGAGATGCTGTAGCCTATGCGTTCGAAAAAGATGTGATGATTGTAGCTGCAACAGGAAATGACCATACAGATCAAACGGCTTTTCCAGCTGCTTATCCTGAAGTTTTTAGTGTATCAGCAGTGAATAATATCGGGAATTTTGCCGAGTTTTCAAACTTTGGAACGTATGTTGATGTTGTTGCTCCAGGTGTAAATATTCCTAGTACATATATCGGTCATCAATATGCTGCTCTTTCAGGAACATCAATGGCTGCTCCACATGTAAGTGCATTAGCAGGCTTAATTCGTTCCGCAAATCCTACCCTTACAAATGAGCAAGTTATGACCGTTATAAGAAAGACAACAACTGACCTTGGACAACCTGGTAAGGATATTCTTTATGGTGACGGCTTAATTAATGTAGAAGCTGCGCTTAAACAAGCAAAAGAATAA
- a CDS encoding VOC family protein, which produces MNEQVTGKFVERIDAVFLPVRNLEESLLWYQEIFSFDLRWKNDRMCELSIAPNCGFHLVQISDFQPITTYTPFNYVVKDVEEVRNRLIEKKVTVSDIRTGEPKRFDLTDINGNMISVIEL; this is translated from the coding sequence ATGAATGAACAAGTAACTGGAAAATTTGTTGAGCGTATTGATGCTGTATTTCTTCCTGTGAGGAATCTTGAAGAATCATTATTATGGTATCAAGAAATATTTTCTTTTGATTTACGTTGGAAAAACGATAGAATGTGCGAGCTTTCAATTGCACCGAATTGTGGTTTTCATCTTGTCCAAATTTCTGACTTTCAACCAATTACGACATATACCCCATTTAATTATGTTGTAAAAGATGTTGAAGAAGTGAGGAATAGGCTAATTGAAAAGAAGGTAACTGTATCTGACATAAGAACAGGTGAGCCTAAGCGTTTTGATTTAACCGACATAAATGGAAACATGATCAGCGTTATCGAATTATAG
- a CDS encoding MOSC domain-containing protein has translation MLIGYIKEIIRHPVKSFYGESVQETQVMEYGLYGDRSHAFLDTTRLGKFLTITQFPEMARYKARFVGEESQEEYPNVEIITPQGKVFSWKNEELTKEIEEKSKCNISPITFTPSHVPIGAIEEEHIQLVTDASLNKLQEIWGKTDIDHRRFRPNILIDLKEKIPFIEEKWFNKRMKIGNEVEIHLKRHCERCMIITVDPENAEKDATLLKTVAKERNNHFGVYASVTKTGHIQIGDEVLLLD, from the coding sequence ATGTTAATAGGTTATATTAAAGAAATTATTCGCCATCCTGTAAAATCTTTTTATGGGGAGAGTGTACAGGAAACACAAGTTATGGAATATGGTTTATACGGAGACCGAAGTCATGCATTTTTAGATACAACAAGACTAGGAAAGTTTTTAACGATCACACAGTTTCCTGAAATGGCTAGATATAAAGCAAGATTTGTTGGAGAGGAATCGCAAGAAGAGTATCCAAATGTTGAAATAATAACTCCGCAAGGAAAGGTTTTTAGCTGGAAAAATGAAGAACTCACGAAAGAAATAGAAGAAAAATCGAAGTGTAACATTTCACCGATTACGTTTACGCCGTCACACGTACCTATAGGAGCGATCGAAGAAGAACATATTCAGCTGGTAACGGATGCTTCATTAAATAAATTACAGGAAATATGGGGCAAGACCGATATTGATCACAGGCGTTTCCGACCTAATATACTAATAGATCTTAAAGAAAAAATACCGTTTATAGAAGAAAAATGGTTTAACAAACGAATGAAAATTGGAAATGAAGTTGAAATACACTTAAAAAGGCATTGCGAGAGATGTATGATTATTACAGTTGATCCTGAAAATGCCGAAAAAGATGCCACATTACTTAAAACGGTTGCAAAAGAAAGAAATAATCATTTTGGGGTTTATGCTTCTGTGACAAAAACAGGTCATATTCAAATAGGAGATGAAGTCTTACTATTAGATTAG
- a CDS encoding GNAT family N-acetyltransferase gives MAYYKGNPAGYVDIIISSKTAEIDNLAVDEEFRNKGIGSRLQKFAMETFPEKTVILIADGEDTPKEMYKKQNYQYCGFKYGVQKVY, from the coding sequence TTGGCGTATTATAAAGGAAATCCGGCAGGCTATGTTGATATTATTATCTCAAGTAAAACGGCAGAAATAGATAACCTAGCTGTTGACGAAGAATTCCGAAACAAAGGAATTGGAAGTAGACTACAAAAATTCGCGATGGAAACATTTCCCGAAAAGACTGTAATCTTAATTGCAGATGGAGAAGACACTCCGAAAGAAATGTATAAAAAACAAAATTATCAGTATTGTGGATTTAAATATGGAGTTCAAAAAGTATACTAA
- a CDS encoding DUF5613 domain-containing protein, with the protein MKQVSFEDIYTLGKIVTENDLYRHFHYSEMLVRYDSNFIEFKKLPTLSEFKPVEKYLREYHQKNGQKHVKFYFPANQKPTAELNAYLTDKGYEIGFIELFAILPKDFPALMNNPDIQIEAVTEKNLELYLTLQYKHDLEYGSEFAKQKKTS; encoded by the coding sequence ATGAAACAAGTATCATTTGAAGATATTTATACGCTTGGAAAAATAGTGACTGAAAATGATTTATATAGACACTTTCATTATTCTGAGATGTTAGTTAGGTATGATAGTAATTTTATAGAGTTTAAGAAATTACCAACATTATCTGAATTTAAACCAGTAGAAAAGTACCTAAGAGAATATCATCAGAAAAACGGTCAAAAACATGTTAAGTTTTATTTTCCTGCTAATCAAAAACCAACAGCAGAACTTAATGCTTACCTGACGGATAAAGGCTATGAGATTGGTTTTATAGAATTATTTGCTATTCTACCAAAAGACTTTCCAGCATTAATGAATAATCCCGATATACAAATTGAAGCTGTAACAGAAAAAAACTTAGAATTATACCTTACTCTCCAATATAAGCATGATTTAGAGTATGGAAGTGAGTTTGCAAAACAAAAAAAGACCTCATAA
- a CDS encoding PadR family transcriptional regulator: protein MEDRLKGLRKSMEKTAFKQLDFTEKHQDHVRIKMKKLKSSDDEVFLAVMQLLVHEKTGYDLLKHIRGRGILKFEDNEGFIYTLLHRLEQNNCLLSRWDDSEGKHYQLNNKGRKLLQKAEKNSEKKHVVLRELLEG, encoded by the coding sequence ATGGAAGATCGTTTAAAAGGGCTTCGAAAGTCAATGGAGAAAACGGCGTTTAAACAGTTGGATTTTACAGAAAAACATCAAGATCATGTTCGAATTAAAATGAAGAAACTAAAAAGTAGTGATGACGAAGTGTTCTTAGCTGTCATGCAGCTTCTTGTTCATGAAAAAACGGGATATGACCTACTAAAGCACATACGAGGAAGAGGTATCCTTAAATTTGAGGACAATGAAGGATTTATTTATACTCTGCTGCATCGTTTAGAACAGAATAATTGTTTATTATCAAGATGGGATGACTCAGAAGGAAAACATTATCAACTTAATAATAAGGGCAGAAAACTATTACAAAAGGCTGAAAAAAACAGTGAAAAAAAACATGTTGTGTTAAGAGAATTATTAGAGGGGTGA
- a CDS encoding sigma-70 family RNA polymerase sigma factor translates to MQEITVESIQNENVDDVIDEMMKRYGQEILQLVYSYVNNKAVAEDLTQEIFIKCYKAYPTFNKKSKLRTWIWRIAINHCKDYLKSWYNKNVIVAEEKSIEASSNRETVEQTLIQKDEDHRLVSAVMNLPIKYREVIYLYYYEELLIKEIALLIEKKESTVKTRLKRAKELLKDSLEE, encoded by the coding sequence GTGCAGGAAATAACAGTAGAAAGTATTCAAAATGAGAATGTAGACGATGTGATTGATGAGATGATGAAAAGATACGGTCAGGAAATATTACAACTCGTCTATTCCTATGTAAATAATAAAGCAGTAGCTGAGGACCTAACACAGGAGATCTTTATTAAATGTTATAAGGCTTATCCTACATTTAATAAAAAATCAAAGCTAAGAACTTGGATATGGAGAATTGCCATTAATCATTGTAAAGATTACCTGAAAAGTTGGTACAACAAAAACGTAATTGTTGCAGAAGAGAAATCAATAGAAGCTTCGAGCAATAGAGAAACAGTTGAGCAAACACTGATACAAAAAGACGAAGATCATAGACTCGTATCTGCAGTGATGAACCTGCCAATTAAATATCGAGAAGTGATTTATCTTTATTATTATGAAGAGTTATTGATTAAAGAAATTGCTTTATTAATAGAAAAAAAGGAAAGCACGGTAAAAACACGTCTCAAAAGAGCCAAGGAACTATTAAAAGATAGTTTGGAGGAATAA
- a CDS encoding SRPBCC family protein: protein MTIQQEITVETTIQAPVEKVWEYWTEPTHITKWNFASDDWHSPFAENDLREGGKFTSRMEAKDGSFGFDFGGVYDEIKLHEVIAYTMEDGRKVRISFNDRAGETEIIETFDAETSNSIELQQQGWQAILNNFKKYVDSTNN, encoded by the coding sequence ATGACAATACAACAGGAAATCACAGTAGAAACAACCATTCAAGCACCAGTTGAAAAGGTGTGGGAATATTGGACAGAACCAACGCATATTACAAAATGGAACTTTGCTTCAGATGATTGGCATTCTCCTTTTGCTGAGAACGATTTAAGAGAGGGTGGGAAATTCACGTCAAGAATGGAAGCAAAAGATGGTAGCTTTGGCTTTGATTTTGGTGGAGTTTATGATGAAATAAAATTACATGAGGTAATAGCTTACACAATGGAGGATGGCAGAAAAGTAAGAATTTCTTTTAACGACAGAGCAGGAGAAACTGAAATAATTGAAACTTTTGATGCAGAAACTAGTAATTCCATTGAGTTACAACAGCAAGGATGGCAAGCGATTTTAAATAATTTTAAAAAATACGTCGATTCAACAAACAATTAA
- a CDS encoding SDR family oxidoreductase has translation MRILVTGSTGHLGSALLNQLKGSDYEVKITSRNKPKGNEHFEWIYSDLFSGEGLEEAVKDVDVIIHSATSPNKHSKVVEVSGFNELLRRAKHIKHFIYPSIVGIDKIPFNYYKHKLEAEILLENSSIPHTVVRATQFHHFIDNLFLSRPVLKRYIVPGNFKCQSVDVNEFANHLIGIVDKGPQGKIQDFGGPDIVTIREMAELKIKINNENNKVLSISLPGKLFKAFSDGGNTNSTRKKGRVTFEDYLRSKIT, from the coding sequence TTGAGGATCCTTGTTACTGGTTCAACAGGTCATCTTGGTTCTGCTTTACTTAATCAATTAAAAGGTTCTGATTATGAAGTTAAAATAACTTCTAGAAATAAGCCTAAAGGAAATGAGCATTTCGAGTGGATTTATAGCGATTTATTTTCAGGTGAAGGCTTAGAAGAAGCAGTAAAAGATGTTGATGTTATTATTCACTCAGCTACAAGTCCTAATAAACATTCAAAAGTTGTTGAGGTTTCAGGTTTTAATGAGTTATTAAGAAGAGCAAAACACATAAAGCACTTTATTTATCCTTCAATTGTTGGGATAGATAAAATACCATTTAACTATTATAAACATAAACTTGAAGCGGAAATTTTGCTGGAAAATAGTTCGATCCCACATACGGTTGTACGTGCAACTCAGTTTCACCATTTTATCGATAATTTATTTCTATCAAGACCCGTTCTTAAAAGATATATTGTTCCAGGTAACTTTAAATGTCAAAGCGTGGATGTAAATGAATTTGCGAATCATCTAATAGGTATAGTGGATAAAGGTCCTCAAGGTAAAATACAGGATTTTGGTGGTCCTGATATTGTAACAATAAGAGAAATGGCTGAGTTAAAAATCAAAATCAATAACGAGAATAATAAAGTGTTAAGCATATCTTTACCAGGAAAACTTTTTAAGGCTTTTTCTGATGGAGGTAATACCAATTCTACTCGAAAAAAGGGCAGAGTAACATTCGAGGACTATCTTAGAAGTAAGATTACTTGA
- a CDS encoding superinfection immunity protein, which produces MEFINILPLILIGSIYFIPSFIASKKNKYNKTLIYFINIFLGWSLFGWLAALYLALKKDQRDHFSEHNKSLRM; this is translated from the coding sequence TTGGAATTCATAAACATTTTACCTTTAATTTTAATAGGTTCTATTTATTTTATCCCAAGTTTCATAGCCAGTAAGAAAAACAAGTATAACAAAACACTCATTTATTTTATAAATATCTTCTTAGGCTGGAGTTTGTTCGGTTGGCTAGCTGCTTTATACTTAGCACTAAAAAAAGATCAACGTGATCATTTTTCAGAACATAATAAAAGTCTTCGTATGTAA
- a CDS encoding NAD(P)-dependent alcohol dehydrogenase encodes MKAIVYSRYGPPDVLEVKQVKKPIPKDNEILVKVKATTVTVADIRSRSFTVPPAFWLPARITLGLRQPKKEILGMELAGEVESIGKNVKKFKKGDQVFAATLTDFGAYAEYKCLEEDGPVAIKPSNISFGEAAAIPIGARTALYFLRKAGLKSGHEVLVYGASGSVGSYAVQIAKYLGANVTGVCSTSNLELVKSLGADKVIDYTAEDFANIDETYDVIFEAVNKSSFSVCIKLLKKNGTYINVTDPLPNAQMLWTKMTTNKKLLLSRNSPESSEALNFLKELVEKGKLKVLVDRVYSLDEIVEAHRYVEKGHKKGNVVINVEDNN; translated from the coding sequence ATGAAAGCGATTGTGTATAGTAGGTACGGTCCCCCAGATGTTCTTGAAGTGAAACAGGTAAAAAAACCTATTCCAAAAGATAATGAAATTTTAGTGAAAGTAAAAGCCACAACTGTAACGGTTGCAGATATTCGGTCACGGAGTTTTACTGTTCCACCTGCTTTTTGGCTACCTGCACGGATAACGCTTGGTTTGAGACAACCTAAAAAAGAGATATTAGGAATGGAGTTAGCAGGAGAAGTTGAATCGATCGGAAAGAATGTTAAAAAATTCAAGAAAGGAGATCAAGTTTTTGCAGCGACCTTGACTGATTTTGGTGCTTATGCAGAATACAAATGTTTGGAGGAAGATGGACCTGTAGCTATAAAGCCGTCCAATATATCCTTTGGAGAAGCTGCTGCTATTCCTATTGGAGCTCGTACAGCATTGTATTTTCTTAGGAAAGCAGGTTTAAAGAGTGGTCATGAGGTCTTAGTCTATGGTGCTTCAGGTAGTGTAGGAAGCTATGCAGTTCAGATTGCGAAATATCTCGGAGCAAACGTTACAGGGGTATGCAGTACCAGTAATTTGGAGTTAGTAAAATCTTTGGGAGCTGATAAAGTCATTGATTATACAGCAGAGGATTTTGCTAATATAGACGAAACATATGATGTCATCTTTGAAGCTGTAAACAAGAGTTCTTTTTCAGTGTGTATTAAATTGTTAAAGAAAAACGGAACCTACATAAATGTCACGGATCCTCTTCCGAATGCTCAAATGCTATGGACTAAAATGACTACCAACAAGAAACTATTACTGAGCCGTAATTCACCGGAATCTTCAGAAGCGTTAAACTTCCTTAAGGAACTTGTAGAGAAGGGGAAATTAAAAGTACTTGTTGACAGAGTTTATTCGTTGGATGAGATTGTGGAAGCTCATAGATATGTAGAGAAAGGTCACAAAAAAGGAAATGTGGTTATAAATGTAGAAGATAATAACTAA